TTCCAGTACCCTAAAATATGATCCCAATAAGGTCCATACCCCGAAATGCCTTGACAGAACTCTTCAAACGCTTCCTCAAAAGGCGCGTCTTCACTGGTTATGTTCATCGCTTTCGTACGAAAATGATAATGAGAAACTATGACATCTTTAATGTTGCGATACACATAAACTATCTTGCAGTTTGAAGCAATGACTGATTCGGGCAATGAAGGATAAGGAAAGTGTGTGGCCACAAGTGGTAAGCCCGAGTTTTTGTGATTTTCCTCAATTATTTCAAGTCCCCTTTCTAGGAATGGAACACATTCATGAACATTTTTGTTGAGCAAAGGAGTGGTGGAGTCATCAAACTTTTGTcgggtaacgatggcgaaagccaACGACTTGAGCCAAGTAGTGCCGGTTTTGGGGGAACTGCATAGAAATATATCGGTCGGGTAAGCTTTAAAGCTTTGTTGAGCTAGATGTCCTCCCACAACTAACTGTTGACTCGTCCAGTAGTTTTGATACTTGTAAAAAGTTATCTTGCCTTTAGACCAGCTACAAGTGTGTTGAGGAAGTGTTTTCAACATCTCCTCCATTAAAAAGATGGATAGGATGGTTTAGCAAGTTTTGTTACTTTTTAGTGAGGATTGTGAATTTAGTAAGTAAACTAATTCCAAATTTAAAGATCCATAGGTGCAGCTATATCGTGCTTTACGTttcttatattttatttattactaAGTCTGGATACTTGGTAGGTATAGCAGATTAACATCTAATCTAATAATATAGTACTACTTTTTAATTAGAAAAAAATATTACATGCATTATTACTACATACTTAGTAGCATCTTccataattactccgtaatattttaaTCAAACTTTGCTGTCCGCTTAATATTAAATTTGGATCAAGACAAATTAGTAGGTAGGCTAGCTAAACATGACATATTTATACACTACACTTTAACAATTAACTTCAAGTCAATTTATCTCTTGTCATAAAGAAAAATTGTGTGTGTTGTGCAAACCGTGTCAGCTTGACTAACACGTCCGACttccttttaatactttgaattctATTTTCAATTTCCCTTTTAATATTATCCATCTTGACATTTGGACATCACAAATTAATAGCTTGAgtggtttaaaatattatattatttttcttGATTATTATACGCATTATTACTTGTGAGTTTATCCTTTACGACACAAATATGATGTATTTAAAAAATGTCTACGTTTCTCAACGAATGTTCAAACCCAATTTAAATGCATAGTAAAAGCCTTTCAATATTACAAAGGAGGTGAATTCGACAATAATGCATTTCATGACTTCTTTACCAATAATGACATCCATTCTTGTTTTTCTTGCCCATACATGCCTCACCGAAATGGTAAGTTTGAAAGAATGCTTCCAACTATTAACAACAACATTCACACCATATTATCTCATGCACGTCTTCCGCCCACATATTGGGCAGAGGCCCTTAACACGTTCACTCATTTTCTTAGCATTCTACCTTCCTCAACCATTCAAAATGACACAGCTCACTTTCGACTTTTCAAACAACACCCAGCTTATACCCACTTACGTGTTTTCAGTTACGTGTGTTTTCCTCACCTTAGTACCACTAACAAACTAGCACCACGCTCCACGCCTTGTATCTTCCTTGGATACCAATCAGATCATCGTGGTTTTGTTGCCTTGATCATTCTACTCAAAAGATCACCATCTCACGTCATGTTGTCTTTAATGAAACCGTCTTTCTGTTTGGTTCGGTATTCCCACATAACATCCATCTTATGAGTTTCTTGACTCTATTTCACCGTCATTTCCTCCAGCCTTTCAGGCTCAACCTACACCTATTACCCAACATTCTGCTACCTCGACCATTGATTCACCCACTCCCACCCCAACCACCTCTCCATCACCTCCTTCTCCACACCCTATGATGACCCGTGGCAAACACGACATCACTAAACCTACCACCCTGCTCAACTTACACACTACTACTATTACTAACCCTTCTTCCGTTCCCTGGTCATATTTACAGGCTCGTAAGGATCCTACCTAGCATAAAGCCATGGATAAGGAATATCATGATCTTATTTCTAATGGCACTTGGGTACTTGTTCCATGCCCACCCGGGGCTACTGTAGTTCATTTTGTGTGGTAATTTAAGTAGAAGTATCAAGTTGATGGTTCCCTAGTTCGTTAAAAATCCAGGTTAGTTGCTAATGGTAATAGCCAATAAATTGGTATTGATTGCGATTAGACTTTTAGTCTGTTGTCAAACCGGCTGATATTGCTCATCCACACTATGTTTCTCACGCAAATGTACCTCGTTTTACTCAGTTTTCGTTTTCAAAGTGCTCGAAAATTTATGATCTTTGGTTTTATCGCATTCTGAGTGCTATTGTAGTTTTAAGTGTAAatgtggtgtaaaattgaccaaaatgtGCAAGTGTTtcaagaaaactgcaaagtgctCATCCTGGAAGACAAGAAAGACGTTCCATAATCAGGGAACGCCGTTCCATACATAAGAATGACATTCCAAAGCCAGAAACGACGTTCTACTTGGGAAATTTACAAAGGAAATGAAGGCAGAACAAGATGGCATTTCTAGCACAATTCAAGAACGACGTTTTGAATTAAGAACGGCATTCCACATGAAGCCAAGAACGACGTTCTCACATCCAGAACAGCATTCTACATCAAGAGTAAAGGAACGGCGTTCCTTATAGAGGAACGACGTTCCACCTCTGTTTTCTGGGCAGTTTTTGAAGAGTATAAAAAAGAAGAGATTAAGGGTTTTAATATATCATTCACTCATTAGAATAGTTCATGGTGGCTGATCAAAAATAGAGTTTCTTAGCTATTTTCTTAAGGTTTTCATCAAGATTCCATCATCTATTCCATTCTACATCAaagatttgaagattgaatcaagttctagggcttgttcttcaccatcttcatcttcttcatctagtCACTTTTGTAATTTCTTAATTTTAGTACAATCTATTCTTGTTTATTTCTTAATGATGTTTATATTTACTATTATAGCTTGTATTgatcttgttctagccatgattggctagacTTATTATGTACACTTGTTTATGTTACTTGATTGCTACGGGTTGTTCTTATCTTATTAATTGATTATGTTTGGATGATCATTTGAGTTGATAATCTTGGCTTGTCATTAGAACTAGTCACAAGATCCTTTGCTATgcttgttttaggcttgactttaattatattatttgtggaaCTTTCAAACGGATTTGATTAGGGAAGCATTTCATACcatacttcaacacttaggtgatctagacaatcaatttggggctttcaagggattggggtcttaaattgggttggttttcatttggtctttagtcaacatagtgaggttggttttcttaagggattttgattaCCAAAGGGTTTTAGGGGACTTTAACCTAGGCTAGGTACTAAAGGTAATTAGATGATTCAACTAGATTCAATTAATGCAAGCTTATGGGAATTTGTAAGTGTTGATTGATCATATTaacatctagtagggatactagtCCAAAATTTGAACACAATTAGCTCTTAAGTGAACAATAGAACAACCATAATGCATCAAGTGGATTAAGCAAGTGTACATgcctttaatatttaatatttgctTAATCATTTTTAGTTTCTAGTTTTAAATTGAATTAGTTTTGTTAATATCTAAACTTTaaaacccccaatcaaacaaaccttaggatgattatgagttttcATCGATTCAACTAGCATTCACCGCTCTCTTGAGAAGAATCTTAAACGGAACACTTGCTAACTACAACTACCGAGTCATTGTTTCTCGTGAGTTTATTCATAGTCGAGtcaaagtttaattaaattataaagttAAAAGAGAGTAAGAAATCATGTTTGCAACGAACTCATCACCGGCCACCATTCGTAGCGTGTTAAGTTTGGTTGTCTCATGTCATTGGCCCATTCAACAACTAGACGTGAAGAATGCCTTTCTTCATGGTGAATTACAGGAGACTGTTTATATGGATCAACCGCCTGTATACCGAGATACTAGATTCCTTGATTATGTATGTCGCCTGCAGCACTCTCTATATGGCCTGAAACAAGCCCCACGCGCTTGGTATCAATGATATGCTGACTATGGTCTGACACGTGGTTTTCTGCGTATTTGACTGACTGGTCTATATTTTTCTATCATCACGATAAACCGACCGCTTACATACTTCTATACGTTGATGTCATCCTCCTTACTGCATCCTCTACTTCGTTGTTGCAAAACATTATTGGACAACTCGATAGTGAGTTTTCTATGACTGATTTAGTGTCCCTTAACCATTTTCTTGGTATTTCTGCTACTCGCAACACTACACGCAAGTTTTTATCTCAACATAACTATGTTATGGACATTTTACAGGGTTCAGACATGATGTAGTgtgaaaagacccgtcctaatccacctggacgaagtcatcaacatttggtcccattgcgatgatcggctccaagtaatgtccttatattgagcaaatgcacagcggaagacttaattcatacctgagaataaacatgctttaaagtgtcaaccaaaaggttggtgagttcataggtttatcataacaatcatttcaatatgttaatagaccacaagatttcataatcataaacataatacactcgcaagtgtatgtaaagcattctaagtggttgagcacttggtaaccatacttaacatttaatcaacgtcgcatattccctttattatgaaatctcactacaccgtaccaagtgtagtcaccaaaacgaagtactgtgcaaccattgaatactggtcgtccagtccggttggggttgtcaggcccgattgatctatcaataggattcgcgtttacaatacccatgtaaatagtagttaccaagctacagggaaatatgccagtggtacaactcaacgtagaatatatttttaagtacttgtgtctattttgtaaacatttataaaagcagcgcatgtattctcagcccaaaaatatatattgcaaaagcaattaaaaagggagcaaatgaaactcacctttgccttgaaggtatttaattcgacttggtctccgatagatatcacgaacctaaccatatatataatatatcaacatattttctttttaagtaatcgttacatatatatatatatatatatatatatatatatatatatatatatatatatatatatatatatatatatatatatatatatatatatacttttaatacttttaatacttttaatattttcttagtccgtagttagcagtccgatgttagtggtccacaattagttgcttaaataaaataaataaagaccccatcgtattcgtattgatcagaattaatctcgactcatggtaccatgttgtcaaatgatgtgttgcgtacataaagtaccgtgttgtcaaatgacgtgttgcgtacaatcatgaggtcttatgattaatcttctcgtgttgtttacgggtggtcctgaaatatataaaatcaaatcataagtaattatatataaaatatcatattaattagaaaagatatgattaatttacttttttctccaaatattttcgtagctaaactagcttcggatacccaatcttgttttagtcgtagtttcttcattacaactccgtttttgttggttcaacttgccacttccttggatcgagtcaaattttaagaatatgaactgaaaataccttagtttttattcgaaatcataggttataggtcaaactttggtgaaacttatgaaagtgatcattttccatcataaaaacaacatttaatgatcatttttctaaaaatacttacactttgagttaaaccatgaaatttttatgtgttaacatattcataagaaatatcatttttccagaacatgaacttccaattcaaagttcaagatggtttttaattatccaacccaaaacagccctcggttgcactccgacgacgtagattcagtttttaagatgttctttgtaaaaccaagttatatcttgttaggttagcatatcattatgatatattacaggtcttgaagtgttttaaaagtcaagttaaaatgatctatttagtttgcgaacaagtttgaaatcattcaaactatgttcttgttgttaaaattttataccacaaaataagatagctatatgaatatgaattgaataagattatgaacaaggttactacctcaagttacttggacaaagttactgcaaaagataagaaaaaatcttggaatcaaagagtggtggagttagatcaaaaggttggaagtaaacttcttcaaatgggtggttattttgatatgttcttgaaagagttttcttatggtgtttaaggcttgtaattgaagctaaatgatggggaaaatgtttggagatgatcaagtatgaagttaggagtattttgagagagaaatgagggtgtaggtatgagaaaatggagtgaagaaatgatgttcatttataaaaacgtttttagtttataaaaaaaaaaaggattcctaattttgttttcttactaataattcatactacttgacaaatcctagttacctcatatctagggcagtaataatgttgattaggaggttgatttgatgtgtaataccaatagtaaatacgtatagaagctgggtatgatacgggtacatataccctagatatacgtatagaaatcttgaggaaacggaacgagaattcaaatatagctatcttttgtgaatatacttatattgttttatgtatttaagtccttaaaaagtgattaaatacattatatatacgatacatgtataagcattatagattataagtatatatatcaaagaatgttacgtatagttatcgttttgaaaacttaagttagtagtttcaaaatatacttataactcattgtcattagtacacaatgagatgttaaaccatccttagatcatgttaaatatatataaatacatatatatacacaaacatataattatcgtatgttatatagttcgtgatatcatcggtcatattggatggtcaaacgttgtgtaaaactctttttaaaaacacaagtctcaacaatttggattgcttatcatgttggtatggtttaatttatgtaaatattaatctcataagtataatttggtcggaaaattccgggtcattacagtacctacccgttaaagaaatttcgtccccgaaatttgatagaggttgttatggataacaataagaaggttttcatgacaaatataaggtgataatggagttttatcatcattgagtaatgtagataaaacgattcgattatgcgaagaatataaatgagactatcgtaaaagagtgagatgagtaaaatatattcgtcttaaccgatgacgtagttatgattggtttccgggatttaagggatttaaagagaatcttacgtaataagatttggttctttggtgattaaggaaatcaggatcttctttgattatatgcaataatctgtttcgattgctctgtcggatatttcactataaattcaccccttcgtttccttattttccacgactcacaccttctattctttctcccttgattcttactttaaagcattcatcaatatgctccatccagtcctgattcttgatatactcctaacttttatatctgtcattcttttttttcatctaccaccagaagaatctatttacttctactatactcttgtgtttatagtgtttctaattctcccgtgtctctatattgctatctgtatcgatatacacggtttgtaattacggggttattatcgaagtttatattcttcattatttttcggaacttcatgctttcgttttctcttcccgacttcgagtcaagcgagtaatggtccgaaattcgtagatatgaaatccagaatgaacatagctaatgctctaagaagaaaatggtaatcgaacgattttgatttgttaatttaccagaataccctggagaagaccgagtcatccagaaaaatattctcttgatatgtttagagattagatagaatgtaagagtcgtgtaaatggcacatgatgacggtactgtgaatcatcatgcttcattagaaactcagcatgacttactgtaatataatgacgttgatcaagtgtcattatattatactaatccatgcttcagatattgtggagagataaatgatctcagataagaatagttgtgaaaatatcgccagaaatatggaggatatttataatagaacatacgagaatatcttagaatttctaatatcaatggatgatgaagaagatttatctgtgaaggtttagaatgagaaataagatgtttgctaacgatttcagcaggcacagaatcatttggattctttgaaggcaaacttattctttgtgatttgtccacggctttcttcatagtttcacataatccgcttttcggtactaaattttctatcgagcgttcctaacactcctttctttatcatcaaacttttggccattaagatcatctacaacatgctgcttcgtcagcattttcaaagttaactgatctgggtcatcggttatcaaactgagatagtttcaggagaattgtgtttttagaatgattaatcgctgatggtaatattgtggaatataaaaggttccccagtaacaataaagagtacgcatatatatcgcggttataataaagttgtttcggatgaaaagtcggagttgacttgttggagctgtgacaaaattagctactttggaaagggattgcaaaacgatcttcggtaacaacgtcaaaggaactagaacagatacgtgtcaaatgtttactcagtttccgagggtttttcaggtgcataactatatgcatcaatcttttcttccgtagatgaagtgcggttggtttatcctctcgattgaggtgtttttaagaataatgatagatttgaacgctaattgtaatcgtcgagatacaatgaggtttaagatgaaatcaagtggcaatcttgaagaaatgtttagtttcataggttataatcaatatgtttaattcattttaattgtccaatgtcattagtccacagtcgatagtccacagtaacagtccaataattcatatatagtttaatatataatatacgaattaattaatacgtgtcgtgacccgtatacctctcagactcgatcacaactcaaactatatatattattgt
This window of the Rutidosis leptorrhynchoides isolate AG116_Rl617_1_P2 chromosome 7, CSIRO_AGI_Rlap_v1, whole genome shotgun sequence genome carries:
- the LOC139860407 gene encoding flavonol sulfotransferase-like, which encodes MEEMLKTLPQHTCSWSKGKITFYKYQNYWTSQQLVVGGHLAQQSFKAYPTDIFLCSSPKTGTTWLKSLAFAIVTRQKFDDSTTPLLNKNVHECVPFLERGLEIIEENHKNSGLPLVATHFPYPSLPESVIASNCKIVYVYRNIKDVIVSHYHFRTKAMNITSEDAPFEEAFEEFCQGISGYGPYWDHILGYWKASLKRPDRILFLKYEDLKKDPTSNAKKLAEFMGYPFSTEEEKAGVIEKITSLCSFENMSNLEVNKTGSIRVGGLENKLYFRKAEDGDWKNYFTNEMKEKIDKLIDEKLNGTGLILKHNC